One Natrinema halophilum genomic window carries:
- a CDS encoding NADPH-dependent FMN reductase has product MTDNGVHVVAICGSLRDGSHTRTALERALSAAKQAGGSTDLLDLRKYELPTFDPDRGRENAGDAELVATHVRDADTILLGSPMYHGSYASPMKTALDYCGFDEFEDKTVGLLAVAGGSFPVTALEHMRSVARALNAWVIPHEAAIPNASAAFDDGEFVDPKLEMRVTTLGRRAVQYAAIEPDPDSFESDQNVGAQGK; this is encoded by the coding sequence ATGACCGACAACGGCGTTCATGTGGTTGCGATCTGTGGCAGTCTCCGCGACGGAAGTCATACCCGGACTGCACTCGAGCGTGCACTTTCGGCCGCCAAGCAGGCCGGGGGGAGCACTGACCTGCTCGACCTCAGAAAGTACGAATTACCGACGTTCGATCCGGATCGCGGCCGAGAGAACGCGGGTGACGCCGAACTGGTGGCGACTCACGTTCGCGATGCCGACACGATCCTTCTTGGGTCACCGATGTATCACGGCTCGTACGCCTCACCGATGAAAACCGCACTGGACTACTGCGGCTTCGACGAGTTCGAGGACAAGACAGTGGGACTGCTGGCGGTTGCAGGTGGTTCGTTCCCCGTGACAGCGCTCGAGCATATGCGGTCGGTCGCTCGGGCCCTGAACGCGTGGGTAATACCCCACGAAGCGGCGATACCGAACGCGAGCGCCGCGTTCGATGACGGTGAGTTCGTCGATCCGAAACTCGAGATGCGGGTGACGACGCTCGGGAGACGAGCAGTACAGTACGCCGCTATCGAGCCCGATCCGGATTCGTTCGAAAGCGATCAGAACGTGGGTGCACAGGGGAAGTAG
- a CDS encoding SPW repeat domain-containing protein, whose product MSQPRTADDASVLAERTAGLTAVLGAFIMISTPVFTITGDMGIHNVVIGAVVAFIAAFQAYRTGEMRSPSVVVAGILALLGIWIAASPFVFGIERELVIGINALGGAIIAILSLVGAYGSVRTSNTTASSA is encoded by the coding sequence ATGAGTCAACCACGAACCGCGGACGATGCATCAGTGTTGGCCGAACGAACGGCCGGATTGACGGCAGTTCTCGGTGCGTTTATAATGATATCGACACCCGTGTTTACGATCACTGGAGACATGGGAATCCACAACGTCGTCATCGGCGCAGTAGTCGCGTTCATCGCGGCGTTTCAGGCCTACCGGACGGGCGAAATGCGTTCGCCGAGCGTCGTTGTCGCTGGGATACTCGCGTTGCTTGGAATCTGGATTGCTGCGTCGCCGTTCGTCTTCGGAATCGAGCGCGAACTGGTGATCGGAATCAATGCTCTCGGTGGCGCCATCATCGCCATTCTATCACTCGTGGGTGCGTACGGAAGCGTTCGGACGTCGAATACGACCGCCTCGAGTGCGTGA
- a CDS encoding PAS domain S-box protein: MVGDQDVLLPTAFDDLDIGIVLRDPETGAMLDVNSQIERLYGYSRSELLEMNIADYTAPSTKFSQDEAMRRIRAAVDEPQVFEWQIKRASGELIWIRIRLNKTAIDSTTCVIAEIRDITEYKARERRLRLLNRVVRHNLRNETNVLMGYADRLQRAVEEKTLEEEVEMILEIATEIGSLSDSIQQIEEIAKPDATDRSPTNLGTLVQEVITEIRDEYPPAELTVDIQADIWVNADQGLRHAITHAIENAIVHNDQDAPSVEVRLSSASETGQGEIRIVDDGPIIPDVETAVLKNEITASTTYHGSGVGLWVMQWCVDSLGGELRFEENVSGGNTVRFLLPQANSSLVS, translated from the coding sequence ATGGTAGGGGATCAGGATGTGCTGTTACCAACGGCGTTTGACGATCTCGACATCGGAATCGTCCTCCGCGACCCGGAAACGGGTGCCATGCTCGATGTGAACAGCCAGATAGAACGATTGTATGGATATTCTCGGAGCGAACTACTCGAGATGAACATAGCGGATTATACTGCACCATCGACGAAATTTTCACAGGACGAAGCGATGCGTCGTATACGAGCTGCAGTTGACGAACCGCAGGTGTTCGAGTGGCAAATCAAACGAGCCTCCGGTGAACTAATCTGGATCCGCATACGTCTCAACAAAACTGCGATAGATTCGACTACGTGCGTTATCGCAGAAATCCGGGACATTACGGAGTACAAGGCGCGTGAACGACGGCTGCGACTCCTCAATCGAGTCGTTCGTCACAATCTTCGAAACGAAACGAACGTGCTGATGGGATACGCCGACCGTCTCCAAAGAGCCGTCGAAGAAAAAACACTCGAAGAAGAGGTGGAAATGATCCTCGAGATCGCCACAGAAATTGGGTCGTTGAGCGATTCGATTCAGCAGATCGAGGAAATCGCAAAGCCTGACGCAACAGATCGCTCTCCGACGAACCTCGGTACTCTTGTCCAGGAAGTCATCACGGAGATTCGAGACGAATATCCACCAGCAGAGCTGACCGTCGATATACAGGCCGATATCTGGGTTAATGCCGATCAGGGCCTCCGACACGCGATCACTCACGCCATCGAAAACGCAATCGTCCACAACGACCAAGACGCACCGTCTGTCGAGGTTCGACTGTCTTCAGCGTCCGAGACGGGTCAGGGGGAGATCCGTATCGTAGACGATGGCCCGATTATCCCTGATGTTGAAACTGCCGTTCTGAAAAATGAAATTACAGCCAGTACAACATATCATGGGTCCGGTGTCGGTCTCTGGGTGATGCAGTGGTGCGTCGATTCGCTCGGTGGTGAACTCCGCTTCGAGGAGAACGTTTCTGGCGGGAATACAGTTCGTTTCTTGCTTCCACAGGCCAACTCATCTCTGGTTTCGTGA
- a CDS encoding histidine kinase N-terminal 7TM domain-containing protein produces the protein MSWQFTPVTVPLVLVTLLGSAGAFGAWYQREGPTETWGAITQLTSALWAFVMLVTVSRASPEWQLFWFLVFLSIPLMHAVSAFCFAVYFTGRGEWLTRRRLAILLFLPLSMLVFALTNWWHELIVTNPVFVTKESWAYLEYDWGAVFWLIFGIGYTLIVANEWLLLKKFLHSRNVYRKLSFTFLLVHVATVLATVPSVFQFSPLPYFLIVPYVHLALGGVQLLVATSARFANLLPIDRILTLLSSRLGSLVTLARDYVIEEVDNGLVILDDTGRIVDVNRTARKMLGWERPVGRTIEDVADIGPVEDPGVLEPIITGEEPIHELKEAIWLRTDNGRRCYDVRVSALSDADKHAGHVILLHDITEQKHREQRLEKREQELEEQKAALEQRTDQLEYQNERLDEFASIVSHDLRNPLAVAQGYLDVLEQQANELPDESPIDETTIDEIDDSHQRIEAIIDDALTLARQGKAITATETVSLPDVVTTAWDNVDTKDASLECDADGGLDADRDRLLNVFENLFRNAVEHGGRDVTVKVGTLPNRNGLYVEDDGSGIPADRIDKVLEHGYTTNDQGTGLGLSIVADIIRAHGWGITATNGADGGARFEFTDIGSLNETSRKTVSS, from the coding sequence ATGTCATGGCAATTTACACCAGTAACCGTCCCGCTGGTTCTGGTGACGCTCCTTGGGTCCGCAGGGGCGTTTGGAGCGTGGTATCAACGAGAAGGTCCGACCGAAACCTGGGGAGCAATCACGCAGCTTACGTCGGCACTGTGGGCGTTTGTAATGCTCGTGACTGTCTCGAGGGCGTCACCCGAGTGGCAACTATTTTGGTTTCTGGTCTTTCTTTCGATTCCCTTGATGCACGCAGTGAGCGCGTTTTGCTTTGCGGTCTATTTCACGGGTCGCGGCGAGTGGCTTACGCGACGACGATTGGCGATTCTTCTCTTCCTTCCGCTTTCCATGCTCGTGTTCGCGCTCACCAACTGGTGGCACGAACTTATCGTCACTAATCCGGTCTTCGTTACGAAGGAATCCTGGGCGTATCTCGAGTACGATTGGGGCGCGGTCTTCTGGCTGATCTTCGGAATTGGCTACACCCTCATAGTCGCCAACGAATGGCTGTTACTGAAGAAATTTCTTCACTCCCGGAACGTATACCGAAAACTGAGTTTCACCTTTCTCCTGGTTCACGTGGCCACGGTACTTGCGACCGTTCCGTCGGTTTTTCAGTTCAGCCCCCTGCCGTACTTTTTGATCGTGCCGTACGTCCACCTCGCTCTCGGGGGGGTGCAATTGCTGGTCGCGACGAGCGCCAGGTTCGCGAATTTGCTTCCGATCGATCGTATCCTTACGCTGCTCAGTTCACGACTGGGGAGTCTCGTGACGCTCGCCCGTGATTACGTCATCGAGGAAGTCGATAACGGGCTAGTTATTCTCGACGATACGGGTCGAATCGTCGACGTCAATCGGACGGCGAGAAAGATGCTAGGATGGGAGCGACCGGTCGGCAGGACGATCGAAGACGTTGCAGATATAGGGCCGGTCGAGGACCCGGGCGTTCTCGAACCCATCATCACGGGCGAGGAGCCCATACACGAACTCAAAGAAGCCATCTGGCTGCGGACCGATAACGGACGGCGGTGTTACGACGTACGAGTTTCGGCACTATCTGACGCCGACAAACATGCCGGTCACGTAATTCTGTTGCACGATATCACCGAACAGAAACACCGAGAGCAACGACTCGAAAAACGAGAGCAGGAACTCGAAGAGCAGAAAGCGGCACTGGAACAGCGGACGGACCAACTCGAGTATCAAAACGAACGTCTCGACGAATTCGCCAGCATCGTTTCACACGATCTTCGAAATCCGCTTGCCGTCGCTCAGGGCTATCTCGATGTTCTCGAACAGCAAGCGAACGAACTTCCCGACGAATCGCCCATTGACGAGACGACCATCGACGAGATCGACGATTCACACCAGCGTATTGAAGCGATCATCGACGATGCACTCACACTTGCCCGTCAGGGTAAGGCGATTACGGCAACCGAAACGGTATCACTGCCTGACGTCGTGACGACCGCCTGGGATAACGTGGACACGAAAGACGCGTCCCTCGAATGCGATGCGGATGGCGGATTGGATGCCGACCGCGATCGATTATTGAACGTCTTCGAAAATCTCTTTCGCAATGCGGTTGAGCACGGCGGTCGGGACGTGACCGTAAAGGTCGGAACCCTTCCGAACAGAAACGGACTTTACGTCGAAGACGACGGTTCGGGAATACCCGCGGACCGCATCGACAAGGTGCTCGAGCACGGGTACACGACGAACGATCAAGGAACAGGACTCGGTCTGTCGATCGTGGCTGACATCATCCGGGCTCACGGGTGGGGGATCACCGCCACGAACGGCGCGGATGGTGGAGCTCGATTTGAATTTACCGATATCGGTTCTCTCAATGAAACGTCCCGGAAAACGGTTTCCTCTTGA
- a CDS encoding DUF5794 domain-containing protein has product MSTSQHPVALRMERIVGGDARLLALVMMLPLVDGVFPALILADALSEPLGAIQVGLLIFGGSATVAVILADMDGSPREQATVVMLVGVPLILLAALEAALAPAIESILDIVIFERFAALVIATIAAKTASATIGEYLPNPVVVLGLGLVASIDPSGVTFDVMTDPTLVAHATLAAVVGVAFALTVALTGPYLRTYMDIDRFRFGSAVALGLLPLSLLGMAFGQAPLAALIVAAIFAIDFPFRDSTESSSGAGTDDAAAQIGALTDGGDGAPSSTDSDSRIADSKDEPETYPGDDATDTAGRAPWL; this is encoded by the coding sequence ATGAGCACGTCACAACATCCGGTTGCGCTCCGCATGGAGCGCATCGTCGGCGGTGACGCCAGGTTGCTCGCGCTGGTCATGATGCTCCCGTTAGTCGACGGCGTCTTCCCAGCGCTGATCCTCGCTGACGCGCTCAGCGAACCACTCGGCGCGATCCAGGTCGGACTGTTGATCTTCGGCGGAAGCGCAACCGTCGCCGTCATCCTCGCCGATATGGACGGCTCCCCTCGAGAGCAGGCGACTGTCGTCATGCTAGTCGGCGTGCCGTTGATCCTGCTGGCCGCTCTCGAGGCCGCCCTCGCACCTGCGATCGAGAGCATCCTCGATATCGTCATCTTCGAACGATTCGCAGCGCTCGTCATCGCAACCATCGCGGCCAAAACTGCAAGCGCAACTATCGGCGAGTATCTACCGAACCCCGTCGTCGTCCTCGGACTGGGCCTGGTCGCGAGTATCGACCCCTCCGGCGTGACGTTCGACGTGATGACCGATCCGACTCTCGTCGCCCACGCGACGCTGGCAGCAGTCGTCGGAGTTGCGTTCGCGCTCACCGTCGCTCTCACCGGACCCTACCTTCGGACGTACATGGACATCGATCGGTTCCGTTTCGGGAGCGCCGTCGCACTCGGCCTGTTGCCCCTTTCTCTGTTGGGGATGGCCTTCGGCCAAGCGCCGCTGGCCGCGCTGATCGTGGCCGCAATCTTTGCGATCGACTTCCCGTTCCGCGATAGCACCGAGTCGAGTTCGGGTGCGGGTACCGACGACGCTGCCGCCCAGATAGGTGCGCTGACCGACGGCGGCGACGGCGCCCCCTCCTCGACCGACAGCGACTCGAGAATTGCCGACAGCAAGGACGAGCCGGAAACGTATCCGGGTGACGACGCGACCGATACCGCAGGGCGAGCCCCCTGGCTGTAG
- the guaB gene encoding IMP dehydrogenase has protein sequence MANDVPEHEPYSSKLQVPEALTFDDVLLRPKESRVEPDDADLTSRVSRNVEVSVPILSAAMDTVTESDMAIAMARHGGLGILHRNMNIDEMVEEIERVKGADELIIPFDSVVTADPEMSVREVDELMARKGVGGAPVVNTNGEVLGIISSTDIRPHLEVNEDDPVTEAMTDEVITAPEDINARDAFDLMYDHKIERVPVVDDENLLVGLVTMQGILQRREYKEAVRDENERLRCGVAVSPFEQDRAHAADEAGADVLFIDTAHAHNLNVIDGAREIKESVDADVVVGNVGTREAAEDLVDFADGIKVGIGPGSICTTRVVSGSGMPQITAVAQVADVAADNDVPVIADGGIRYSGDAIKAIAAGADAVMLGSYFAGTDEAPGRVVTMNGKKYKQYRGMGSVGAMKSGDSDRYLKDEPDEDDEYVPEGVEAATPYKGTLKSELHQLAGGMQSGMGYVGAETIPAFKERSEFVRVSAAGQAESHAHDVVITDEAPNYSPDSE, from the coding sequence ATGGCGAACGACGTTCCCGAGCACGAGCCCTATTCTTCGAAACTTCAGGTACCGGAAGCGCTAACGTTCGACGATGTCCTTCTACGACCGAAGGAGAGCCGTGTCGAACCCGACGATGCCGACCTCACGTCGCGCGTCTCCAGGAACGTCGAGGTTTCCGTGCCGATCCTCTCTGCAGCGATGGATACCGTCACCGAAAGTGACATGGCGATCGCGATGGCTCGCCACGGTGGCCTCGGCATCCTCCATCGAAACATGAACATCGACGAAATGGTCGAGGAGATAGAGCGCGTAAAGGGCGCCGACGAACTCATCATCCCCTTCGATTCGGTCGTTACCGCCGACCCCGAGATGTCCGTCCGGGAGGTCGACGAACTGATGGCCCGAAAAGGCGTCGGGGGTGCACCAGTCGTCAACACCAACGGCGAAGTGCTGGGCATCATCTCGAGTACCGACATCCGCCCCCACCTCGAGGTCAACGAGGACGATCCGGTTACCGAAGCGATGACGGACGAGGTCATCACAGCCCCCGAAGATATCAACGCCCGCGACGCGTTCGATCTGATGTACGACCACAAGATCGAGCGCGTCCCGGTAGTCGACGACGAAAACTTGTTGGTGGGACTCGTCACGATGCAGGGTATCCTCCAGCGTCGGGAATACAAGGAAGCCGTCCGTGACGAGAACGAACGACTTCGCTGTGGCGTCGCCGTCAGCCCGTTCGAGCAAGACCGCGCACACGCCGCTGACGAAGCCGGCGCGGACGTTCTGTTCATCGACACAGCGCACGCGCACAACCTGAACGTCATCGACGGCGCTCGTGAGATCAAAGAATCCGTCGACGCGGACGTGGTGGTCGGGAACGTCGGCACCCGCGAAGCGGCGGAGGATCTGGTCGACTTCGCGGACGGCATCAAGGTCGGAATCGGCCCGGGTTCGATCTGCACCACCCGCGTCGTCTCGGGATCGGGAATGCCACAGATCACGGCCGTCGCTCAGGTCGCAGACGTCGCCGCCGACAACGACGTTCCTGTGATAGCAGACGGTGGCATCCGGTACTCCGGTGACGCTATCAAAGCTATCGCCGCCGGTGCCGACGCCGTCATGCTCGGGTCCTACTTCGCGGGAACCGACGAAGCACCGGGCCGCGTCGTCACGATGAACGGGAAGAAGTACAAGCAGTACCGCGGCATGGGGTCCGTCGGCGCGATGAAATCCGGCGACAGCGATCGTTACCTCAAGGATGAACCCGACGAGGACGACGAATACGTCCCCGAAGGCGTCGAAGCCGCGACGCCGTACAAGGGAACGCTCAAATCGGAACTCCACCAGCTTGCGGGAGGCATGCAGTCGGGGATGGGCTACGTCGGCGCAGAGACGATTCCAGCGTTCAAAGAGCGATCGGAGTTCGTTCGCGTCTCTGCGGCCGGGCAGGCGGAAAGCCACGCCCACGATGTCGTCATCACCGACGAAGCGCCGAACTACTCGCCGGACAGCGAGTGA
- a CDS encoding M99 family carboxypeptidase catalytic domain-containing protein — protein sequence MTAERLVTRIEDGIAAYRELRRSRWNEPEARDIGDGFAVRRSSDILRPGTAWETPLYAVDTRVDGPTVFILAGQQGFEPSGVNAADILRRMTPESGKLLVIPIANKTAVDENPSYHGRHGNMNRNWNSGGRPATPMTRTIWDRFTAADPDLAFDLHSSMGIYHVDPPDPDPPVGQAVFPTDDVAAKRASEAVRQTLNEDYLAQFPYCYRYDEGGLQDGSEDMFSDRVHVDSTASCLLCETTRDHGILPTPKQTLWHLVTVLRAAETFGMTFEESIDDVAPTTSRSPHRCATCADRGTLRAERWNYSC from the coding sequence ATGACAGCAGAACGACTCGTAACGCGCATCGAAGACGGCATTGCAGCGTACAGAGAACTCAGACGGTCCCGGTGGAACGAACCCGAAGCTCGTGATATCGGCGACGGGTTCGCCGTCCGGCGATCGAGTGACATACTCAGGCCGGGAACCGCATGGGAAACACCGCTCTACGCGGTCGACACACGGGTAGACGGGCCGACTGTATTCATCCTCGCCGGTCAGCAAGGATTCGAACCGTCTGGGGTAAACGCCGCCGACATTCTCCGCCGAATGACCCCGGAATCGGGCAAGCTCCTCGTCATCCCGATCGCGAACAAGACCGCCGTCGACGAAAACCCATCGTACCACGGCCGACACGGAAACATGAACCGGAATTGGAATTCGGGTGGCCGTCCCGCTACTCCGATGACGAGAACCATCTGGGACCGCTTTACGGCCGCCGATCCGGACCTCGCGTTCGACCTCCACAGTTCCATGGGTATCTACCACGTGGACCCGCCCGACCCCGATCCGCCGGTTGGTCAGGCGGTCTTCCCAACGGATGATGTGGCAGCCAAACGCGCATCAGAGGCCGTCAGACAGACACTCAATGAAGACTATCTCGCGCAGTTCCCGTATTGCTACCGATACGACGAAGGAGGGCTACAGGACGGCTCCGAGGATATGTTCAGCGACAGGGTTCACGTCGATTCGACGGCGTCTTGCCTTCTCTGTGAAACGACTCGAGATCACGGCATCCTGCCGACCCCAAAACAGACTCTCTGGCACTTAGTGACCGTCCTGCGGGCCGCCGAGACGTTCGGCATGACATTCGAGGAATCGATCGACGACGTCGCCCCTACGACCTCACGGTCGCCACACCGGTGTGCGACGTGCGCGGACCGAGGGACGCTCCGAGCAGAACGGTGGAATTACAGCTGCTAG
- the cmk gene encoding (d)CMP kinase, with translation MVTADNSPTGIDSTLFITVSGPPGCGATTLCERLSEEMNCPVVSGGDIFRDLAEDRDMSLNQLTAKADESDEIDRALDQRLQQIAEKWGMANKPFILESRLAGWLAGERADLRIWLDAPEDVRLERIADRGETEAEMRVREVSEAGRYRSYYEIDIDDREFDDLQINTARWSKNAVFTLVRTAIEEYEPELDEGSFSIPSVDP, from the coding sequence ATGGTCACAGCAGACAATTCGCCCACGGGGATCGACTCGACGCTTTTTATCACTGTCTCCGGACCGCCGGGCTGTGGGGCGACGACGCTCTGTGAGCGCCTTTCCGAGGAAATGAACTGTCCGGTCGTCTCCGGTGGTGATATCTTTCGCGACCTCGCCGAAGACCGCGATATGAGCCTCAACCAACTCACTGCGAAAGCGGACGAATCCGACGAGATCGACCGTGCACTCGACCAGCGACTCCAACAGATCGCCGAAAAGTGGGGGATGGCAAACAAACCGTTCATTCTCGAGTCCCGGCTGGCGGGCTGGTTGGCTGGTGAGCGCGCCGACCTTCGGATCTGGCTCGACGCGCCAGAAGACGTTCGACTCGAGCGTATCGCTGATCGTGGCGAAACCGAGGCCGAAATGCGCGTTCGAGAAGTCAGCGAAGCCGGGCGTTACAGGTCCTATTACGAGATCGATATCGACGACCGCGAGTTCGACGACCTGCAAATCAATACGGCACGCTGGAGCAAAAATGCCGTATTCACCCTCGTCCGGACCGCGATCGAGGAGTACGAACCCGAACTCGACGAAGGATCGTTCAGTATTCCCTCGGTAGATCCGTAA
- a CDS encoding cupin domain-containing protein — protein sequence MEKIAIDDVDVQVHPMEVHSVRRPVSDALGFSDFAMNYFELEPGESFSGGLHTHYDQEEVFYIQEGTATFEMEDGEITVDEAEVIRFAPGDFQRGYNDTDERIVGFAFGAPKSKHDRDQVESMNYCQECEDEIAHSLELADEGAFRLTCTDCGNSFVR from the coding sequence ATGGAGAAAATCGCGATCGACGATGTTGACGTGCAAGTCCATCCGATGGAAGTTCACTCGGTCAGGCGTCCGGTGTCAGACGCGCTCGGATTTTCCGACTTCGCAATGAATTACTTCGAACTCGAGCCCGGAGAATCGTTCTCCGGGGGATTACACACTCATTACGATCAGGAAGAAGTCTTTTACATACAGGAGGGGACTGCCACGTTCGAGATGGAAGACGGTGAGATCACCGTCGACGAAGCGGAAGTCATCCGGTTTGCACCCGGCGACTTCCAGCGCGGATACAACGATACCGACGAACGAATCGTCGGTTTCGCATTTGGCGCGCCCAAATCGAAACACGATCGGGACCAGGTCGAGTCGATGAACTACTGTCAGGAGTGCGAAGACGAAATCGCTCACAGCCTCGAACTGGCGGACGAAGGAGCGTTCCGGCTGACGTGTACCGATTGTGGGAACTCGTTCGTGCGCTGA